AGGGCGCCGCCGGCGTGACCGGATCGGGATTCATCGTCCTTGCGAGCACGCTCTCCGCCTTGCGCGTGGTGCCGGTCGAGGGTGTCGCCCTCGTGCTGGGCGTCGACCGCTTCATGAGCGAGGCCCGCGCCATCACCAATGTGATCGGCAACGCCGTGGCGACCGTGGTCGTCGCCCGGAGCGAGCGCGAGTTTGTCGGCGCACCGTCCCCGCAGGAACTGCAATCGGCATGAGCCGAGGAGCGAACATGCGCAGGGTATCATTGGTTGGTATAGTGCTGCTGGTCACGGGAGTGGTGGCGCTCCCCGCGCAGCAGATCACGTCGGCCGACTACATGGCGCGGCGCGATTCGCTCGCGGCACGGATCCGGAACGGCGTGGTGGTCGGCTTCGGCGGCCGGACGCTGGTGAGCGACTTCGGCCGCTTCTTCCAGCTCGCGGCGTTTCACTACCTCACCGGCTACGACGAACCCGATGCCGGGATGGTGATGGTGGTCCGCGACGGCAGGCCTGTGACCACGCTCTTCGTCACCAGGCTCGATCCGCGGACCGCGTTCTACTACGGCCAGCGCGCCGACACCAACGTCCTGGCACAGATGCTGGGTGTCGACGCCCGCTCGGCCAGTGCGATGGAACCGATCGTCGACTCGCTCGTCGCCACGCGGCTGCCGTTCTACGATCTCGCCGACTTCGAGGACGCTGATTTCGCCCGCGCCGATTCACTGACCCGCGGCCAGCAGTTCATCAAGGAACTGATGGCGCGCCACCCTGGGCTGACGGTCACGAGCGCACATCCGATCGTGAACCAGTTGCGATCGCACCGGACTCCGGCCGAGATCGCATTGCTTCGCCGCGCGGCCGAAATTTCCTCGGACGGCCACCGCGCCGTCCTCGCCATGCCCGAGCCGCGGCACGAATACGAGGTGCAGGCGGTGCTCGAGAGCACCTTCCTCGGCGAAGGCGGCGAACGGCCGGCCTATGGATCGATCGTCGGATCGGGCGAGAAGGGAACCGAACTCCACTACATGCTGGACCGTGGCCCGACGAAGCCCGGCGATCTGATCGTGATCGATGCCGCGACGCAATACCAAGGGTACGCCGCCGACGTGACCCGAAGCATTCCGGTGAACGGCAAGTACACGCCGGAACAGCGTGCCATCTATCAGCTCGTCCGCGATGCGCAGGCCGCAGCCGAACGGAACGCTCGCCCGGGAATGTCACGGCGGGCGGCATCGGATTCATCGGTCGCCGTGCGTGCCGCGGGCCTGGCGAAGCTCGGCCTGGTCGAGAGCGTCGATGCCACCTACGACCCGCCCGGAGCGGCCGGAGGACGTGGCCGCTCGGGCGGCGGTGCGCCGGCGACGCAGGCGTCGTTCTGGATGATTCACGGGATCAGTCACGGCCTCGGGCTCGCGGTTCATGATCCGCTCACCAACGTGCCGGCGAATGATCCCGTCTATCAGATCGGCGATGCGTTCACCCTCGAGCCGGGGATCTACATC
This region of Gemmatimonadales bacterium genomic DNA includes:
- a CDS encoding aminopeptidase P N-terminal domain-containing protein, encoding MRRVSLVGIVLLVTGVVALPAQQITSADYMARRDSLAARIRNGVVVGFGGRTLVSDFGRFFQLAAFHYLTGYDEPDAGMVMVVRDGRPVTTLFVTRLDPRTAFYYGQRADTNVLAQMLGVDARSASAMEPIVDSLVATRLPFYDLADFEDADFARADSLTRGQQFIKELMARHPGLTVTSAHPIVNQLRSHRTPAEIALLRRAAEISSDGHRAVLAMPEPRHEYEVQAVLESTFLGEGGERPAYGSIVGSGEKGTELHYMLDRGPTKPGDLIVIDAATQYQGYAADVTRSIPVNGKYTPEQRAIYQLVRDAQAAAERNARPGMSRRAASDSSVAVRAAGLAKLGLVESVDATYDPPGAAGGRGRSGGGAPATQASFWMIHGISHGLGLAVHDPLTNVPANDPVYQIGDAFTLEPGIYISSKMLDVLPDTPRNRQFIAKVRPVVAKYDMTGVRIEDDYAITAKGLERLSNAPREIAEIEAMMAKRPPRKQ